The Hyphomicrobiales bacterium genome has a window encoding:
- a CDS encoding conserved hypothetical protein (Evidence 4 : Unknown function but conserved in other organisms), whose product MAGTKRQQAIRKALRALAPGIPLSDAEAVVTLAERRHMKDLPPSTALWLALGSHVRHVHTDYERLLGEGYDRDAARFFVADDTDAVLAGWGCQRSVSDGEDDTSD is encoded by the coding sequence ATGGCCGGGACCAAGCGACAGCAGGCGATTCGCAAGGCGTTGAGGGCGCTGGCGCCCGGCATTCCGCTGTCGGATGCCGAGGCCGTCGTCACATTGGCGGAGCGGCGCCACATGAAGGACCTGCCGCCCTCGACCGCGCTCTGGCTCGCGCTCGGCAGCCATGTTCGCCACGTCCATACCGATTACGAACGGCTGCTGGGCGAAGGCTACGACCGCGACGCCGCCCGCTTCTTCGTCGCCGACGACACCGATGCCGTGCTCGCGGGCTGGGGCTGCCAGCGCTCGGTCAGTGATGGTGAGGACGACACATCCGATTGA